One region of Marivirga arenosa genomic DNA includes:
- a CDS encoding aminotransferase class I/II-fold pyridoxal phosphate-dependent enzyme, whose translation MSKNLNSTRKRYHLFEDEQIDHMYFDMSTSGEVDANKYSLYNFTGDPKLEYAEWESRLDMMNSWFSDMKNSKRFLYERESIDGSKIISSVVDPETGEIRKMLNFASNDYLNLTQDKRIWKNVNDIISQYGGGAGGAPLLSGSVRIIKELQDQISKMKGTESSIVYTSGYAANIGTISGLLGHKDVAIYDMYSHASLIDGSKGANKKFFAHNDAKSLESVLKNIQNKYINKLVVVDGVYSMDGDICNLPEILDVAHFYGAWVLVDEAHATGVIGKNGRGTVDYFNLEGKVDIITGTLSKSVGAVGGFVSASEKLINYLKYNSRSYMFSTSPYLPAVAASLEALKLIEQNEAGQDQLWRNIQYVKSRLLNAGFNIGNAETAIFPIIIGDDNKVKEMTYRLHQKNIFVNPVPYPAVPRKLTRVRLTVTAGFSKDQLDYTLDQIEEIGRDLNIIK comes from the coding sequence ATGTCTAAAAATTTAAATTCCACAAGGAAGCGTTATCATTTGTTCGAAGATGAGCAAATTGACCACATGTATTTTGATATGTCTACAAGTGGTGAAGTAGATGCAAACAAATATTCATTATATAATTTCACTGGTGATCCAAAACTGGAATATGCAGAATGGGAAAGTAGGCTAGATATGATGAATAGCTGGTTTTCCGATATGAAAAATAGCAAGCGCTTTTTATACGAAAGAGAATCCATCGATGGTTCTAAAATTATTTCAAGTGTTGTTGATCCGGAAACAGGTGAAATTCGCAAAATGCTAAATTTTGCGTCCAATGATTATTTAAATTTAACACAGGACAAAAGGATTTGGAAAAACGTCAATGATATTATAAGCCAATATGGAGGAGGCGCTGGAGGAGCTCCTTTATTAAGTGGTTCTGTGCGTATTATTAAAGAATTGCAAGATCAAATATCTAAGATGAAGGGCACAGAATCTTCTATAGTTTATACATCAGGATATGCAGCTAATATTGGTACAATTTCAGGTCTTTTAGGGCATAAAGATGTTGCGATTTATGACATGTATTCCCACGCTAGTTTAATTGATGGAAGTAAAGGAGCAAATAAAAAGTTTTTCGCACATAATGATGCCAAGTCCCTTGAATCTGTTTTAAAGAATATTCAGAATAAATACATCAATAAATTGGTAGTGGTAGATGGGGTTTACTCCATGGATGGAGACATCTGTAATTTGCCCGAAATTTTAGATGTAGCGCATTTTTATGGTGCTTGGGTATTAGTAGATGAAGCCCATGCTACTGGTGTGATTGGTAAAAATGGTAGAGGAACTGTTGATTATTTTAACCTGGAAGGTAAAGTTGATATTATAACTGGAACTTTAAGTAAATCTGTAGGTGCAGTTGGTGGATTTGTTTCAGCATCTGAAAAACTAATTAATTATTTAAAATACAATAGTAGATCCTACATGTTTTCTACTTCACCCTATTTACCAGCAGTAGCAGCTTCATTAGAAGCCTTAAAGTTAATTGAGCAAAATGAAGCTGGACAAGATCAGCTTTGGCGAAATATTCAATATGTAAAATCTCGATTACTAAATGCAGGTTTTAATATTGGTAATGCTGAAACTGCTATTTTCCCAATTATAATAGGAGATGATAATAAGGTGAAAGAAATGACCTATAGATTACATCAGAAGAATATCTTCGTAAACCCTGTACCTTACCCAGCAGTACCGAGAAAGCTTACGAGAGTAAGATTGACTGTTACAGCAGGTTTCAGTAAGGATCAACTAGATTATACTTTAGATCAAATTGAGGAAATTGGCCGAGATTTGAATATAATTAAATAG
- a CDS encoding ROK family protein — protein sequence MKVSIGIDIGGTGTKFGIVTLEGKVLYQGSIPTQTEPVFTDYIHSLSEEIRKGLDSEKHELIGIGVGAPNANYHRGTIEQATNLRWKGVLPLVKTLEDEFGVPTVVTNDANAAAVGEMIFGGAKNMKDFIVITLGTGLGAGIVCNGELVNGANGIAGELGHVTVTYGNGRFCGCGKRGCLETYVSATGIKRTIYKLLADYTDDSELRSVSFDELSPEMITKYALKGDIIAKQAFEYTGRILGTKLADTVIHTDPEAIFIFGGLSQAGDLIFNPVKEHLELNLMPVFKGKVRVVSSQLQNQSAPIIGASSLIIDKLKKDEISLMENKRLND from the coding sequence ATGAAAGTTAGTATTGGGATTGATATAGGAGGAACAGGAACAAAGTTTGGGATTGTAACTTTAGAAGGAAAAGTCTTATATCAAGGCTCAATTCCGACTCAAACAGAGCCTGTATTTACTGATTACATACATTCTTTATCAGAAGAAATCAGAAAAGGTTTAGATTCTGAAAAACATGAACTTATAGGGATTGGAGTAGGAGCTCCTAATGCGAACTATCATAGAGGTACTATTGAGCAAGCTACTAATTTAAGATGGAAAGGTGTTTTGCCTTTAGTAAAAACATTAGAGGATGAATTTGGTGTACCCACAGTAGTTACTAATGATGCGAATGCTGCTGCAGTAGGAGAGATGATTTTCGGAGGTGCGAAAAACATGAAGGATTTCATAGTAATTACCTTAGGGACCGGTTTAGGAGCAGGAATAGTATGCAATGGAGAATTGGTGAATGGAGCCAATGGAATAGCAGGTGAGTTGGGGCACGTTACTGTGACATATGGAAACGGGCGGTTCTGTGGTTGTGGTAAAAGAGGTTGTTTGGAAACTTATGTGTCAGCAACTGGTATCAAAAGAACGATCTATAAATTATTAGCAGATTATACCGATGATAGTGAATTAAGATCCGTAAGCTTTGATGAACTGAGTCCTGAAATGATAACTAAATATGCTCTAAAAGGAGATATTATCGCTAAGCAAGCTTTTGAGTATACGGGGCGAATATTAGGGACTAAATTAGCAGATACTGTAATTCATACCGATCCTGAAGCTATTTTCATTTTTGGAGGACTATCTCAAGCAGGAGATTTAATTTTTAATCCTGTAAAAGAACATTTGGAATTAAACCTAATGCCTGTTTTTAAAGGGAAGGTAAGAGTGGTGTCTTCTCAATTACAAAATCAATCTGCACCTATAATTGGAGCTAGTAGCTTAATAATTGATAAGTTGAAAAAGGACGAAATATCATTAATGGAGAATAAAAGACTTAATGATTAA
- a CDS encoding 2OG-Fe(II) oxygenase, with protein sequence MKNEQQSLLHAIDELSQNGYYIWDDFLSQKEVEELILAIQKENDSGEFKKAGIGKQSLFQLDKSVRGDFIKWLDQSTEHVSVQNFLDRIEKIKSSLNEFCYLGLKDFETHFAIYPENTFYKKHVDRFQKNAHRVISFVLYLNQNWQEKDGGELAIYLKNNTHIVQPISGRLILFRSEIEHEVLMSYKKRYSITGWMLDKDMSLTFLP encoded by the coding sequence ATGAAAAATGAGCAGCAAAGTTTATTACATGCTATTGATGAACTAAGTCAAAATGGATATTATATATGGGATGATTTTCTTTCCCAAAAGGAAGTCGAAGAACTGATTTTAGCTATTCAAAAAGAAAATGATTCTGGAGAATTCAAGAAAGCAGGAATTGGAAAACAATCACTCTTTCAGTTAGATAAGTCTGTTAGAGGAGATTTTATTAAATGGTTAGATCAATCAACCGAGCATGTATCCGTTCAAAATTTTTTAGATAGAATTGAAAAAATTAAATCCAGTTTAAACGAATTTTGCTATTTAGGTTTAAAAGATTTTGAGACTCATTTTGCTATTTATCCTGAGAATACGTTTTATAAAAAGCATGTCGATCGTTTTCAAAAAAATGCTCACAGAGTAATTTCTTTTGTACTCTATTTAAATCAAAATTGGCAAGAGAAAGATGGGGGTGAATTAGCTATTTATTTAAAAAACAATACTCATATAGTTCAGCCAATTTCTGGTAGATTGATCTTATTTCGAAGTGAAATAGAACATGAAGTATTAATGTCTTATAAAAAACGTTATAGTATCACAGGTTGGATGTTAGATAAAGATATGAGTTTAACATTTCTTCCTTAA
- a CDS encoding trypsin-like peptidase domain-containing protein, whose product MNQYVKTTLSAFLGGIVGAFLVFYLTHNNNQINNNTVFQKPATDISQASFENESTNNEVVKIPDVDFIEASKNSRESVVYIKTISEAYGRSSWLDLWLGGGGSMQQVGSGSGVIFRENGYIITNNHVIDGADEIEVIRKKKTYKAKLVGRDPSTDLAVLKIDDKNLPAIRVGSSKDLQVGSWVLAVGNPFNLTSTVTAGIVSAKGRELNILKSNFPIESFIQTDAAINPGNSGGALVNTEGELVGINTAILSKTGSYAGYGFAVPIDIVKKIATDIIDYGMVQKAFLGAEVTTLDPEIANRLETDDLDGVVVSYIQENGAAEKVDLQKGDIIREFNGEDVSTHSEFEEKLSMLSPGDKLYLTIDRKGKSIQKELILTNSENTTELLKRDVYFSKSLGAEFESVPMVEKNLLDIKSGVRVVDVKNGFFKRLNIDEGFIITAINGNPVSNPKELSEILESIKGKVVVQGVNKKGVKGYYSYYF is encoded by the coding sequence ATGAATCAATATGTAAAAACAACTCTTAGCGCATTTCTGGGTGGAATAGTTGGAGCTTTTTTGGTTTTTTATTTAACTCATAATAATAACCAAATAAATAATAATACTGTATTTCAAAAACCAGCAACAGATATTTCACAAGCATCATTTGAGAATGAATCAACCAATAATGAGGTAGTTAAAATACCGGATGTTGATTTTATTGAAGCTTCTAAAAATAGTAGAGAAAGTGTAGTATATATTAAGACCATTTCTGAAGCATATGGTAGAAGTTCTTGGTTAGATTTATGGCTTGGTGGTGGAGGAAGTATGCAGCAGGTTGGTTCTGGTTCGGGTGTAATCTTTCGTGAAAATGGCTATATCATAACCAATAATCATGTAATTGATGGTGCGGATGAAATTGAGGTGATTAGGAAAAAGAAAACCTACAAAGCAAAATTGGTAGGTCGAGATCCTTCTACTGATTTAGCGGTTTTAAAAATCGATGATAAAAATCTTCCAGCGATAAGAGTTGGTTCATCTAAAGATTTACAAGTAGGTTCTTGGGTGTTAGCAGTTGGTAACCCTTTCAATTTAACCTCTACAGTAACAGCTGGTATAGTGAGTGCAAAAGGGAGAGAATTGAATATTTTAAAAAGTAATTTTCCCATTGAATCCTTTATTCAAACTGATGCAGCAATTAACCCTGGTAATAGTGGAGGCGCGTTAGTAAATACTGAAGGAGAATTAGTAGGGATTAATACGGCAATTTTATCTAAAACAGGTTCTTATGCAGGCTATGGCTTTGCAGTGCCTATAGATATAGTGAAGAAAATCGCTACTGATATCATAGATTATGGAATGGTTCAAAAAGCTTTTTTGGGGGCTGAGGTTACCACTTTAGATCCTGAAATAGCTAACAGATTAGAAACGGATGATTTGGACGGTGTTGTAGTGAGTTACATCCAAGAAAATGGAGCAGCAGAGAAAGTAGATTTGCAAAAGGGTGATATCATTAGGGAATTTAATGGGGAGGATGTGAGTACTCATTCTGAATTTGAAGAAAAACTGAGTATGTTATCACCAGGAGATAAATTGTATTTAACTATCGACAGAAAAGGCAAAAGCATTCAAAAGGAATTGATTTTGACCAATAGTGAAAATACTACTGAATTACTCAAGAGAGATGTATATTTTTCTAAATCATTAGGTGCAGAATTTGAAAGTGTCCCAATGGTTGAGAAAAATTTATTGGATATCAAAAGTGGTGTAAGAGTAGTAGATGTTAAAAATGGGTTTTTCAAAAGACTCAATATTGATGAAGGTTTTATCATCACGGCTATAAATGGAAATCCTGTAAGCAATCCTAAGGAACTATCTGAAATTTTGGAATCTATTAAAGGAAAAGTAGTGGTTCAAGGAGTTAATAAAAAAGGAGTAAAAGGCTATTATTCTTATTATTTCTAG
- a CDS encoding outer membrane beta-barrel family protein: MKTILLLLTLTFLISSFALAQTGEISGSLIDSENAPLPYSNVAVYNSSDSSLVTGSITDQSGHFLIKVNYGNYYLKVSAVGFATFLSESYSVNESNSKVSLPKIQLKDDVQVMDAVEVKALRPQVIVEADKMVVSVEGTAMAAGTSAFEVLEKSPGVFIDQDGNIQLNGRQGVQIMIDGRRSYLSAADLQNMLQGMSADNIKNIEIINNPSAKYDAEGNAGIINITLKKNTMKGINGNLNAGYRYNEIHNYNTGIQLNHKAGDWNSFVNADFSQRGRVRDADFYREINQNNGSTTIFDQDAREEVLRRSPALRIGTDYDINDMQSIGIMLNVYGQERDGDFDIQSDLNQSGVDQYVESLNNMNTSFLNSQANMHYVQKLDTNGTKLSADFNVVKLINRGGASFSNSYFTEGNETPYQVERLENNNPYRYDIYSAQLDFEGKFFGQKIESGVKASQVTSDNDLKFYIIENGEGAVDENRSNHFIYTEQILAGYTSLSGKLSDKLTYKAGLRAEQTFSLGQSLTLNTETERNYFNLFPSFFLQHNVSPNYQVNYNYSRRIDRPDYGNLNPFVLYLDPYTWAQGNPYLRPQMTHSLSLTQTFMRQFNLVLNYGYTTDFIAEIPLQNPEDGTTVFKQSNLDTQESFSATAVIPFQPTKWWSINGNITALYQDFTTEVFNNTVNNKATSAIFRASNNFMLPNDFKIELNGDYRSNIVWGVYSIAPQWGVDFAVKKSFMDSKLEASLNFNDIFRTRVFRGDANFNGNINELSQYFGQQSVGFSLRYRFSKGEEFKARQRNTNLEELNRAGG, translated from the coding sequence ATGAAAACTATTTTATTACTACTAACGCTAACATTTTTAATTAGCAGTTTTGCCCTAGCCCAAACTGGCGAAATTTCAGGTTCACTAATTGATTCTGAAAATGCTCCACTACCATACAGCAATGTTGCAGTTTATAATTCATCAGATTCTAGTTTGGTTACTGGATCTATAACAGATCAGTCTGGTCATTTTTTAATTAAAGTAAATTATGGTAATTATTACTTAAAAGTATCTGCAGTAGGATTTGCTACATTTTTATCAGAATCATATTCTGTAAATGAATCAAATAGCAAAGTAAGCTTACCTAAAATCCAATTGAAGGATGATGTGCAAGTAATGGATGCTGTTGAGGTAAAGGCTTTACGTCCACAAGTAATTGTTGAAGCCGATAAAATGGTAGTTTCTGTTGAAGGAACCGCAATGGCTGCAGGTACATCTGCATTTGAAGTACTTGAAAAATCACCAGGAGTATTTATTGATCAAGATGGTAACATTCAATTAAATGGTCGTCAGGGCGTACAGATCATGATTGATGGCAGACGATCTTATTTGTCAGCAGCTGACTTACAAAATATGCTTCAGGGTATGTCTGCTGATAACATTAAAAACATTGAAATTATCAATAACCCATCTGCAAAATATGATGCAGAAGGAAATGCTGGAATTATAAACATTACATTGAAAAAGAATACTATGAAGGGTATTAATGGTAATTTAAATGCTGGATACAGATACAATGAGATCCATAATTATAATACAGGAATCCAATTAAATCATAAAGCAGGAGATTGGAATTCCTTTGTAAATGCAGATTTTTCTCAGAGAGGAAGAGTTAGAGATGCAGATTTTTATAGAGAAATCAATCAAAATAATGGATCAACTACAATTTTTGATCAGGATGCAAGAGAAGAAGTGTTGAGAAGATCTCCAGCTTTAAGGATTGGGACTGACTATGATATAAATGATATGCAGTCTATAGGGATTATGTTGAACGTGTATGGTCAGGAAAGAGATGGAGATTTTGATATTCAATCCGATTTAAATCAATCAGGAGTAGATCAATACGTAGAATCATTGAATAATATGAATACAAGCTTTTTGAATTCTCAAGCAAATATGCATTATGTGCAAAAGCTTGATACAAATGGAACCAAATTATCAGCCGATTTTAATGTAGTAAAGCTTATCAATAGAGGAGGAGCATCTTTTTCTAATTCTTATTTTACTGAAGGAAATGAAACTCCCTATCAAGTAGAAAGATTAGAGAATAATAATCCTTACAGATATGATATTTATTCCGCTCAATTAGATTTCGAAGGAAAATTTTTCGGACAAAAAATTGAGAGTGGGGTAAAAGCGAGTCAAGTAACCTCGGATAACGACCTTAAATTTTATATAATCGAAAACGGAGAAGGTGCAGTTGATGAAAACAGATCGAATCATTTTATATATACTGAGCAAATTTTAGCAGGATATACGAGCCTTTCGGGTAAACTATCAGACAAACTAACTTATAAAGCAGGTTTAAGAGCAGAACAGACTTTTTCTTTGGGGCAATCATTAACCTTGAATACTGAAACGGAGAGAAACTACTTTAACTTATTTCCAAGTTTCTTTTTACAGCATAATGTCAGTCCAAACTATCAGGTGAATTACAATTATAGTAGAAGAATTGATAGACCAGATTATGGGAACTTAAATCCGTTTGTTTTGTATTTAGACCCTTATACTTGGGCCCAAGGTAATCCATATTTAAGACCACAAATGACCCACTCTTTAAGTTTAACCCAAACTTTCATGAGACAATTCAACTTAGTTCTAAACTATGGATATACAACAGATTTCATCGCTGAAATTCCATTACAAAATCCAGAAGATGGAACTACTGTTTTTAAGCAAAGTAATTTGGATACTCAAGAAAGCTTTTCAGCAACTGCTGTTATTCCTTTCCAGCCAACTAAATGGTGGTCAATTAATGGAAACATAACTGCTTTGTATCAAGATTTCACGACTGAAGTTTTCAATAATACTGTAAATAATAAAGCAACTTCAGCCATTTTCAGAGCTAGTAATAATTTTATGTTACCAAATGATTTTAAAATTGAATTAAACGGAGATTATAGATCGAATATTGTTTGGGGAGTTTACAGCATTGCTCCACAATGGGGTGTTGATTTTGCAGTGAAGAAAAGCTTTATGGATAGTAAATTAGAGGCCTCACTTAATTTTAATGATATTTTCAGAACAAGAGTATTCAGAGGGGATGCAAATTTCAATGGGAACATAAATGAATTAAGTCAATATTTTGGTCAGCAAAGTGTTGGTTTCTCATTAAGATATAGATTCAGTAAAGGAGAAGAATTTAAAGCTCGTCAGCGCAATACAAACTTAGAAGAGTTGAACAGAGCTGGAGGATAA